ATTGTACAAGAAAAAAGGCACTATTGATTAACAACAGGCTACCATATACTACATGGTTACAATATATTGGAGTTGTATTCTGATTATACTCAACAGTTTAAAGAAACACTACATCAAATTAGTCATGATGAAGTCAGGAAATAGTTATGCTTCATTTCAGCTAGAAATCTCAAGTATTGATATACAACAGAATATAGCTTTAATTCCAAAATTGATAAACATAGCAAAATATGTGTTAGTCATGCTAAAACTACTAtagataaataacacaaacatAATAGATATTACAAACATATATCATAACTCATCAAATTAAACTAGTATTACTTTTATCCTTCATTTGTCATCAACAAAATGGGAGGGCATGAAAACAAAATAGAGAGTTTAGAAACAAAATAGAGTtttaagaagatgatgatggtggTTGTTGATTCCTTAGAACACTAGTGAGAAGAAGTTGCCTCAACTCTTCATCCCGCTTCTCCCTCAAATCCATTAACCTTAAGATCTCTTCTTGTTGTTTTGCCTGACGAGCGAGTTCCTCTTGAATTTTCAAGTATTGCGCTTTTAACAAAACCACAGCTTCATGatcactttcttttctttctttttcttcaactgTTTCTTTACCTTTTGCTTGAACAATCGTATCAGAGTGAAACTGAAGATCATGCTGCACAGCAGTTACTTTGTTGGACAAAGATACTTTTTTTCTCATAGACATCATTGCTTCTTTGCTGCCATTTGCACCTTCAAAAACTTCCTCCAAACTCTCAATTGAAGGTTCAATATTATCTGCTGAAATTGGCCTTTTCAGTGGTAATGTGTTTCCATGATATTCTGAAGAGCCTGAACAACACTGGCTCAATAAATGCTTAGATCCGTGGATTTTGCCACCCCACTTGTACTCTTCCATCACAGGCTTACAATCTTCAACATCAGCATGAATATTGTTATAagctttcaaaaaattagaaacAGAATTTTCACAAGGAACATCAGCATAAAAATCATCAACCTTCCTAGTTTTAGGTTTTGAACCATCATgacaaaattttgcaaaagtAAGAGAGTCAACAAGATTGGGAGGAAATCCAGGTGGAACACCAACATCATTACCACTTCTGTTTGCATTTCCTACATGAGCTCTATGTTTCCTTGAACTTGCACTTCTCTTCCTCTGCacaattttcttaataaaatcgTTGCTGCCCAATACCGATTGCTTCCACCACATTGAATAACGGGAGGTAACATCGGCCTCACAAAAATCTTGATGGAAAATACAAATGTTTATCATGTATGGGCCTGCAGTAGTTTTTCCAAGCAATCTCTTTAGTCTTATTGAACCTAGGCACACAACTTGGAATATCTTGATCAATTCCAAATTGCATTGCAACTCTATGTGGCAGATACTGCTCTATGGAGTCAAATCCAACAAGCTCAGAAACTCTCAAGGATATAACAAACGAGAGCATTTGGTCATTCACCAAATCTTTCTTAAATGGTATCCAAATTTCATCATTTGGATAAAACATTCCATAGTTATCAGAATATCTAACATATGGTCGCCAAACAAACTCATTGGTAGCCGAGTCTAATGCCAACTTAACACTGTCAATTTTCAAGGCCTTGACCTTATCCCACCTAAATAATAAAGGGTCTCCATGGTTGATCAACATGGGCTGTGGTTGTAAGTTTTTGAACCTCTCCCACACCCAAATTTGAACCAAGTAAAATGGTGATGGAAGGGTAATTTCTAGAGGATATCTATAACTACCAGCAGGAAATTTTGACAAATCAACAATTGTTTTCTTAAACAAAGTTAAATCCCTATATATGCTAGCTAAAACAGCTGGTGCCAAAGCAATTGGATTTCCTCTACCAAGATGAACATCAATAGGAAACAAAGATCTTTTCACCAAAATTCTATGAGGAAAAACAAGAACTGACAGCAAAGTAGCAAGGAATGCttcatgttcaatttcactACCTTTATCAATGAAAATATCCATCCACAATGTTGTTCTCGCCTGACTACCTTTTTTAGTACTAATCTGCTGTCTTGCAAGGATCATTTTCTCTTCTACCTCTCTCAATTCTTGTTCTTCAAGTGAAACGAAAACAGGATCACCACGAACAGGGTAACCCGCCAAAACCATAACATCCTCCAAAGTAATTGTTGCCTCACCAAATGGAAACACAAATGTATTTGTCTCACAACACCATTTCTCCACAATCCCATATAGCAAttcatgatatttatttatgtgacaCTTGGTGCTCATAATAGCTTCAAAGATACCAACTTTCTTCCACACTGTTTCATATTTGAGTTGAAGTTGATCAACCCACCTAACCCATTTCTGTCGTGGGTGGTGCCATCCATTGAAATGGATTTCAAAGGCCATTCATTTGGGTCAAAAacagaagaagatgatgaaaatggGTTACACTTGAAAGCTGGTTCTTCAATGGTGTTTGCAATAGGTTTTAGAAAATGAGCAGTTCTTAAAGTTGGTTTACTGTGACCACCAGCTGGTGAAAGCATAAAAGAATCCCTCATGGGTAGTAGATTAAACTGGTCGTGAAAaccaagagaaaaaaataactattatcaattttattttaataaacaaTAACTATTATCAATTCATGCTTATACATTgttcattaatatatttaattttttattaaaatatatgtcatcatattttaaattttatacattgttcatttatataatttaaattttaaattatgttgTTGTGAAGGGAttctttgttctttttgttTCTAAATCAAAGATAACTTTTTCTTcgaaaaaaataacataaggGGATCAATATTCAAAACGAAGATACTTTTAAAGGACCAAAGagaaacatttatttattaagaGACCAATGTGAAgtgaaaaaaaaactcttatgcACCAAAATCCAAAGTAAGCCTTGCTTTATTACTAGTTTTGGATTTTTGAACTTGTTAAGTTGTTATGGAACTTTATTTTGGTTGCCTTTTTAATTCGTATGGTATGGAAAtatattatatcattaaatatgtgattttatttaataataaaaaaaaataataaaaaaaaaaaacagaaattaatACTTCATTGATTTATAAAACCACATATATAAAGGAATAAACGAATCCTGAGACAGAGGGAGTAATAAAAGTTATGTGGTAGTATTTTACAAGCTTCACACAGCTTAACTATGATTTTTTTAGGACAATGCAGAAACATGTTCCACCAATAATACATGCATATATAATTCAAGCATTTTCCCCCACTTAAGCATAACCTATTTGATTCATTTGAAGAAACTAGATCACATCACAAAGATTagtgaaaacataaaaaaaatcccTAGAAACcttggaaaaacaaattattgtaaATGACTTTATCTACTTAAAATGCCTCATTCAAATCTCCAAAGCAGGGAAGGTGAAAtgtgagaaatgaaaaaaaaaaaaaaaaaaaaaaaaaagcaggagaatttttttttttttctatatttgtcAGAAGGTATCAGTGATGAaaaattatgtctttaatttcaCTTTTGCCCAATCAACGATTCATGAATCGTTGGAACTATCCATCTTGTCTTTGTCATTGTCTTCGGAAGTTCTCCTAGATGACGCTATCCTTTCCCAAACTCTGAAAACCCATCAACAAAGGACattgattaattttgatataaaagCAAGAGATAGTCATAAAGACATAAACACATTCAGAGTAACATATGAACAATGTTTTGCACAAGCAGGTGTATATAATTCAGAATGATCACAAGAAATTTTCCCTATCAGATATCTATTCATACCATGTGGATCTTTATTAGGTTGTCAGTAGTTATACCTGACAGTAGGTAGTTTGGGAGAGGGAAATCATCTTTTGTCAAATAATAGTTGCATGAGAGATTTTAGGTTCCTCAAACTACTTGTGAATTGTTCATTGACAAAGGTAAATATACtttgaaaattataatatggTTCCAATTCTATCAACAGGCTCTGATTTTTTAGCTATGTGGGCGTTGTGCATGGTTTCAAAGGGGACTACAAGAATGGAGGGGAGAGTCAAAACCTTGGAGAAAACTGTGGAAGTTAACCAACCCCGAAAGCACTAGAAACAAGAATCGCAAAGCTGAATGCACGATTAATCCATCTTGAACAATTGATGGAAAAGCTGTTCCGCTGCTGGGTGGGAGAGCTGACACAAACAAAAACTTCAGACGCGACATTGGCGGAATACGACAAGTTCAAATCAGGTGGAGAAACATTGGCAGAAACAGGCAGCGGGAATAAATGGAGACAATTGAAAATTTCAGTCTTTGAAGGTGACGGTGCATTTGGCTGGGAACCGAAGCTGGAGAATTATTTTCTTCTTGGagggttttatttatttatttttaatggaaGTGGGAGATGGTCACGAGATTTGATGTAAAGGCATCTGCAAGGTTGTCCATCTGAAGCTCGAGGACATGATTCAACAAGCCTTGTTTAAATTAGGAGGCATGGATGTTATACTAGGCTTAGCTTGGTTGGCAGAAATGGGAGATATCAAGGCTAATTTTGAGAAGTTGAAAGTCAGGCATTCCTTGTTAGTCCAGTGGAGAAAATTGCATATATGAGAATTGTCCCacccaaaaatttaaaaaccgaaccggtCTGGGAGTGGGAACACAACTGCCCATGAGCACAGCCTATCGTCCTAAAAAGGATGGCTAGAATTTTGGTTTAACACCAACTATAATGCTTAAGCAAAGACTCCCTTAAAAGCATTACATGGACAAGATCCCCTAAGCATTAAATAGAAAAGAGGTGAAAAGAAGGACAGAGAAAAGGAATGAGTTGCTAGGATGAATTCTAATTTACAAAAACGAAGGGTCAACCAGAGGGTGGGACGAGGCTCGCAGAAGAGTTATCACAAAAATCCAAGCAAAAGATGTCATGAGTTTCACATGGTGATATGGTAACACTTGTGATGGCCCACGTGGGCACATCTAGTATTTTGTGACAGTAGGTCCTCTGTTAAAAATGATCATCGCGTGGTGAGATGATTTGTCTCCTCATCCTGATTATATCCAACAAGTAGCCAGAGTGATTACACGATGTATGTCAGAGTGATCCATGACCAAAGAGAGTAGGCTCACTAATAGTAGCTTGAAATGTTTGGATATTCTGGAGAGATATCCTCTCAATTTGAAATATTTGGATATTCTGGAGAGATATCCTCTCAACCTGGTGGAATTATATTCATATCCAAAATTCACAAACACTTATAAATTCCTTAATTTTAgagattgatatatctatttATGGCAAGTCCACATTTTGTTTCCTGTCTAATGATCCAATATATCAACTAGATCAAATAATCTAACCATAAAACTACGATCATAAACTACTAAAAAGAAAACAGAAAGGAAAAGCATCATACTGTTGGAGATGATGTGATGCTCTCTTAATATCACTTGACCAGAATATCGGATCAATATTCTTAGGATAAGAATCTTGTTGTTGCACCTTCTCTGTTAGCCACTGTTCTGCTTTATTAGTCTCATCGATGAGCTGAAACAATAAAGTCATCAATTAAAAGCTTATCTTAAGAGCAGCATCACAATAATATATAGTGGCCTATTTGTTATCTTACATATT
This portion of the Trifolium pratense cultivar HEN17-A07 linkage group LG3, ARS_RC_1.1, whole genome shotgun sequence genome encodes:
- the LOC123915243 gene encoding protein MAIN-LIKE 2-like, with the translated sequence MAFEIHFNGWHHPRQKWVRWVDQLQLKYETVWKKVGIFEAIMSTKCHINKYHELLYGIVEKWCCETNTFVFPFGEATITLEDVMVLAGYPVRGDPVFVSLEEQELREVEEKMILARQQISTKKGSQARTTLWMDIFIDKGSEIEHEAFLATLLSVLVFPHRILVKRSLFPIDVHLGRGNPIALAPAVLASIYRDLTLFKKTIVDLSKFPAGSYRYPLEITLPSPFYLVQIWVWERFKNLQPQPMLINHGDPLLFRWDKVKALKIDSVKLALDSATNEFVWRPYVRYSDNYGMFYPNDEIWIPFKKDLVNDQMLSFVISLRVSELVGFDSIEQYLPHRVAMQFGIDQDIPSCVPRFNKTKEIAWKNYCRPIHDKHLYFPSRFL